The following coding sequences lie in one Myxococcales bacterium genomic window:
- a CDS encoding RNA methyltransferase — protein MRVECPHAPRCSGCPLIGLEYAEQLTEKAQIVARAFAVYPALDGLTPQAPIGAEPTLGYRVRAKLVVGARGVIGLYTEQAHAVLDLPECRVLSAPVARVVGVLRALASKPPSAAGPVLTPAADGGALVAIDVREAQVQGKTQVLVSLVQSGPARASELQFQAAARAITELAPEVVGVAVSERAHKARVLGGAPRVLFGPAEVPDQIGQITHRAAHGAFVQAHRGQAARLHQAIEGALTGVLGTLAGRSVLELYAGSGAIALSLKARGAEVVLVESFAAAAASARRLGLTVISADAATFDPTRAFDAVVVNPPRRGLAPRVRATVAKAEPEVVVYVSCAPDTLARDLSAFSLHGYAPTHVQPFDMIPLSEQVETLVLLERAPVPLPTVLFENEELIVVDKAAHEPTTPQGEHASSLLARVRRLPGGEHAVPLHRLDLETSGVVVFARSSELVARWQPAFTGSTTQKRYLALVRGVTREKGAVNRPLAEGGRERPAHTRYRRLTVAGGHSLVLVEPREGKKHQIRRHMAGLGHAVVGDHRHGHGPTNRHFEEKHGLDRHLLHLERLELGTPAGDQVLVISSPLPPDFISVLQRLGIKPGVSS, from the coding sequence ATGCGCGTCGAGTGCCCCCACGCACCGCGCTGCTCGGGATGTCCGCTGATCGGACTCGAGTACGCCGAGCAACTCACCGAGAAAGCGCAGATCGTCGCGCGGGCATTTGCGGTCTACCCCGCGCTGGACGGCCTCACGCCGCAGGCGCCGATCGGTGCGGAGCCCACGCTCGGCTACCGCGTGCGTGCGAAGTTGGTGGTCGGCGCGCGTGGCGTCATCGGGTTGTACACGGAGCAAGCTCACGCGGTGCTCGACCTGCCCGAGTGTCGTGTGCTGTCGGCGCCGGTCGCGCGCGTCGTGGGTGTGCTGCGCGCGCTCGCCTCGAAGCCTCCCTCCGCGGCCGGTCCGGTGCTCACACCCGCAGCGGACGGCGGCGCGCTCGTTGCCATCGACGTGCGCGAGGCCCAGGTCCAGGGCAAGACCCAGGTGCTCGTCAGTCTGGTGCAGAGCGGCCCGGCAAGGGCCTCGGAGCTTCAGTTCCAGGCCGCAGCGCGGGCCATCACCGAGCTTGCGCCGGAGGTGGTCGGCGTGGCGGTGAGCGAGCGCGCTCACAAAGCGCGCGTGCTCGGGGGAGCCCCGCGAGTGCTGTTCGGCCCGGCCGAAGTGCCGGACCAGATCGGGCAGATCACACACCGCGCGGCCCATGGCGCCTTCGTGCAAGCGCACCGCGGGCAGGCTGCACGCTTGCACCAAGCGATCGAGGGAGCGCTCACGGGTGTGCTCGGTACCCTCGCCGGGCGGAGTGTGCTCGAGCTGTACGCCGGCTCCGGAGCCATCGCGCTCTCGTTGAAAGCACGAGGCGCGGAGGTCGTGCTGGTCGAGTCGTTCGCCGCCGCCGCAGCGTCGGCACGGCGGCTCGGGCTCACGGTGATCAGCGCCGACGCCGCGACCTTCGACCCGACTCGAGCCTTCGATGCCGTGGTCGTGAATCCACCTCGAAGGGGCCTCGCTCCGCGGGTTCGTGCGACGGTCGCCAAGGCAGAGCCCGAGGTCGTCGTGTACGTGTCGTGTGCTCCCGACACACTGGCGCGGGATCTGTCGGCCTTCAGCCTCCACGGTTACGCGCCGACGCACGTTCAACCCTTCGACATGATCCCACTCTCGGAGCAGGTCGAGACCCTGGTCCTCTTGGAGCGAGCGCCCGTCCCGCTGCCGACCGTGCTGTTCGAGAATGAAGAGCTCATCGTCGTCGACAAGGCGGCGCACGAGCCCACGACGCCGCAGGGCGAGCACGCGTCGAGCTTGCTCGCGCGGGTGCGTCGCTTGCCGGGCGGAGAGCACGCGGTGCCGTTGCACCGGCTCGATCTCGAGACCAGTGGAGTGGTGGTCTTCGCCCGAAGCAGCGAGCTCGTGGCGCGCTGGCAGCCCGCGTTCACCGGCAGCACGACCCAGAAGCGCTACCTGGCGCTGGTGCGTGGCGTGACGCGGGAGAAGGGCGCAGTGAATCGGCCGCTTGCCGAGGGCGGTCGAGAGCGTCCGGCGCACACCCGCTATCGGAGACTGACGGTCGCCGGTGGCCACAGCCTGGTTCTCGTCGAGCCGCGTGAGGGGAAGAAACACCAGATCCGTCGCCACATGGCGGGTCTCGGTCACGCCGTGGTCGGCGACCACCGCCACGGACACGGGCCGACCAACCGCCACTTCGAGGAGAAGCACGGACTCGATCGGCACCTCTTGCACCTCGAACGCCTGGAGCTGGGGACGCCCGCGGGTGACCAAGTCCTCGTGATTTCGAGCCCACTTCCTCCCGACTTCATTTCAGTCTTGCAACGGCTGGGCATCAAACCTGGCGTCAGCTCGTAG
- the mnmA gene encoding tRNA 2-thiouridine(34) synthase MnmA — protein MSGGVDSSVAAARLVAAGHEVVGVTLHLWDYPDDGTVRGRCCAPEDVHDARRVADVLGIAHYAFDRRQEFEREIVAPFVESYLAGETPSPCVRCNRSVKMKELFHLADELGAARVATGHYARIRREAGTPQLHRAVDASKDQSYFLHMLGKAELERLDFPLGDCEKSEVRSEALRLGLPGAGKGESQELCFVPTGRYDELVSARANDRVRPGPILDGSGRVVAQHEGIHRFTLGQRKNLGVALGERAFVVDIDAESATVQLGTTDQLFSDHAELDELSLAHAVELPLSAGVAVRYRGDAHPASITQSGPDRAEVVFDAPVRAVVPGQFAVFYAGERVLGGGRIRPRRKRGSA, from the coding sequence ATGAGCGGAGGTGTCGACTCCTCCGTCGCGGCGGCGCGCCTGGTCGCCGCGGGCCACGAGGTCGTCGGCGTGACCCTGCACCTCTGGGACTACCCGGACGACGGCACGGTGCGCGGTCGCTGTTGCGCGCCCGAAGACGTTCACGACGCGCGTCGCGTCGCCGATGTGCTCGGCATCGCCCACTACGCCTTCGATCGGCGCCAGGAGTTCGAGCGCGAGATCGTCGCTCCCTTCGTCGAGAGCTATCTGGCTGGCGAAACGCCCAGCCCCTGTGTGCGCTGCAACCGCAGCGTGAAGATGAAGGAGCTGTTCCACCTGGCGGACGAGCTCGGCGCCGCACGAGTGGCCACGGGGCACTACGCGCGCATCCGACGCGAAGCTGGCACGCCACAGCTCCACCGTGCGGTCGACGCTTCGAAGGACCAGAGCTACTTTCTCCACATGCTCGGCAAGGCTGAGCTCGAGCGCCTGGATTTCCCGCTGGGAGATTGCGAGAAATCCGAGGTGCGCAGCGAAGCCTTGCGGCTCGGTCTGCCCGGCGCAGGCAAGGGGGAGAGCCAGGAGCTGTGCTTCGTGCCCACGGGTCGCTACGATGAGCTCGTGAGCGCGCGCGCCAACGACCGGGTTCGCCCGGGCCCCATCCTGGATGGCTCGGGCCGGGTCGTCGCGCAGCACGAGGGCATCCACCGGTTCACGCTCGGGCAACGCAAGAACCTCGGTGTCGCGCTGGGGGAGCGGGCTTTTGTGGTCGACATCGACGCCGAGTCGGCCACCGTCCAGCTAGGTACGACCGACCAGCTCTTCAGCGATCACGCAGAGCTCGACGAGCTCAGCCTGGCGCACGCCGTGGAGCTGCCGCTCTCGGCCGGCGTGGCCGTGCGCTACCGCGGCGACGCCCACCCCGCCAGCATCACCCAGAGCGGTCCAGACCGCGCCGAAGTCGTGTTCGATGCGCCAGTGCGCGCGGTCGTGCCCGGGCAGTTCGCGGTCTTCTACGCCGGTGAACGCGTGCTCGGCGGCGGGCGGATTCGACCTCGGCGGAAGCGGGGCAGCGCATGA
- a CDS encoding tetratricopeptide repeat protein produces MVFRARAHLLAVRIATGAWLLTMLLTAPVWAGPKSFGQADAAWHQGELEKARELYEQALAAGGLDPGDVVIAHSRVGVVKAALNDTNGALSAFRVAAAIDPNFELPPESGPKAKKLFQQARKESEQQGGEKLRITLKAPDTVPAKQGFTLETEIPPGFAVLVSEVVVAIEDPVSGKKWKRKKSAEPSLTFDFPKRVAMSGARLKIKASAVDAQNNAWTVTEGKIRVEGLRVSESGMDDEPIEEPTKPPEKDKDSFFSGPLPWIIGGALIVGGIVAYAVTRKPDEVSVGAPSWKK; encoded by the coding sequence ATGGTTTTCCGAGCGCGGGCCCATCTCCTGGCGGTGCGCATCGCCACGGGCGCATGGCTACTGACCATGCTTTTGACGGCACCAGTCTGGGCCGGGCCGAAGTCGTTCGGCCAGGCCGATGCGGCGTGGCACCAAGGTGAGCTCGAAAAAGCGCGGGAGCTCTATGAACAAGCGCTGGCCGCGGGCGGGCTGGACCCGGGCGATGTCGTCATCGCGCACTCGCGCGTGGGGGTGGTCAAGGCCGCGCTCAACGACACGAACGGCGCGCTCAGCGCGTTCCGCGTAGCCGCCGCCATCGATCCCAATTTCGAGCTGCCGCCCGAGAGCGGGCCCAAGGCGAAGAAGCTGTTCCAGCAGGCGCGCAAAGAGTCCGAGCAGCAGGGCGGCGAGAAGCTGCGGATCACACTCAAAGCTCCAGACACCGTGCCCGCCAAACAGGGCTTCACGCTCGAGACCGAGATCCCGCCGGGCTTCGCGGTCCTGGTCTCGGAGGTGGTGGTTGCCATCGAAGACCCGGTCAGCGGCAAGAAGTGGAAGCGCAAGAAGAGCGCTGAGCCGTCCCTGACCTTCGATTTCCCCAAACGCGTCGCGATGTCGGGCGCGCGACTGAAGATCAAGGCGTCAGCGGTCGACGCGCAGAACAACGCCTGGACTGTCACTGAAGGAAAGATCCGAGTCGAGGGTCTGCGCGTCAGTGAGAGTGGTATGGATGACGAGCCCATCGAGGAACCGACCAAGCCCCCCGAGAAGGACAAGGACAGCTTCTTCTCGGGCCCCCTCCCGTGGATCATCGGCGGAGCGCTGATCGTGGGCGGTATCGTCGCCTACGCCGTCACGCGCAAACCAGACGAGGTGAGCGTCGGCGCTCCCTCGTGGAAGAAATGA
- the lipB gene encoding lipoyl(octanoyl) transferase LipB — protein MTVRRRLSGQWLGRRPYEVVHEHQKRLHVARQAGEIPDTVLVLEHEPVITLGRGAHSENILVPTELLKAAGVDLVETGRGGDVTLHAPGQLVCYPILSLAPERQDVRRYVGDLAETMRRLVARHGISSGPVTGLIGLWVDAKAPGEFPGGEQARQLAKLGAIGVRISRWVTLHGFALNYTTDLELYGMIVPCGISTHGVTSVEQLTGKRVEVRDEAQAAVELLAEVLGAEVESFEDRSAADLA, from the coding sequence ATGACCGTACGCCGGCGCCTGAGCGGTCAGTGGCTCGGTCGTCGCCCGTACGAGGTCGTGCACGAACATCAGAAGCGCCTGCACGTCGCGCGTCAGGCCGGGGAGATCCCGGACACGGTGCTGGTGCTCGAGCACGAACCCGTGATCACGCTCGGGCGCGGTGCACACTCCGAGAACATCCTGGTTCCGACCGAGTTACTGAAGGCGGCCGGTGTGGATCTCGTCGAGACCGGTCGGGGTGGCGACGTGACCCTGCACGCACCGGGGCAGCTGGTCTGTTACCCGATCTTGAGCCTGGCGCCGGAGCGGCAGGACGTGCGCCGTTACGTCGGTGATCTCGCCGAGACGATGCGCCGCCTCGTCGCGCGCCACGGCATTTCTAGCGGTCCTGTCACCGGGCTGATCGGTTTGTGGGTCGATGCCAAGGCACCGGGCGAGTTTCCGGGCGGGGAGCAGGCGCGCCAGCTGGCGAAGCTGGGTGCGATTGGCGTGCGCATCTCACGCTGGGTGACGCTGCACGGCTTTGCTCTGAACTACACCACCGATCTCGAGCTCTACGGGATGATCGTTCCCTGCGGCATCAGCACTCACGGCGTGACCAGCGTAGAGCAACTGACCGGTAAACGAGTCGAGGTGCGGGACGAAGCGCAAGCGGCCGTCGAGCTCTTGGCGGAGGTGCTGGGCGCCGAGGTCGAGAGTTTCGAGGATCGGTCGGCGGCGGACCTGGCTTGA
- a CDS encoding sigma-70 family RNA polymerase sigma factor — MSKSDDSPEVLARFHGELELVEILARQVARNVGPHAELQELVSYGREGLLDAARRFDPERGVPFRAYANFRVKGAIIDGVRSMARLPRRVHARLQGLAAAARQSEGAVEDLSAPAAPGATRSDADVALSEHLAGMATAIAMGLVANTAHGEDGERVGVAQGASPEDTLGHAQLIALVRDAIAGLPDQEAELVRRHYLEGERFDHVAADLGLSKSWASRLHTRAIGRLTKRLRGANE; from the coding sequence GTGTCGAAATCGGACGATTCGCCGGAGGTCCTGGCTCGCTTCCATGGGGAGCTCGAGCTGGTCGAGATTCTGGCGCGCCAGGTAGCGCGCAACGTCGGCCCGCATGCCGAGCTGCAAGAGCTCGTGAGCTACGGGCGCGAGGGTCTGCTGGACGCTGCGCGGCGTTTCGATCCCGAGCGCGGGGTGCCCTTCCGCGCCTACGCCAACTTCCGCGTCAAGGGAGCGATCATCGACGGGGTTCGCAGCATGGCGCGCCTGCCGCGGCGCGTTCACGCAAGACTGCAAGGTTTGGCTGCGGCGGCTCGGCAGAGTGAAGGCGCCGTGGAAGACCTGTCAGCGCCGGCGGCCCCGGGTGCCACACGCTCGGATGCCGACGTCGCCCTCTCGGAGCACCTTGCCGGCATGGCCACGGCCATCGCCATGGGGTTGGTGGCCAACACCGCCCACGGCGAGGACGGGGAGCGGGTTGGCGTGGCTCAAGGTGCGAGCCCCGAAGACACGCTAGGACACGCTCAGCTGATCGCGCTGGTGCGTGACGCGATCGCGGGGCTGCCGGACCAGGAGGCCGAGCTCGTCAGGCGCCACTACCTGGAGGGCGAGCGGTTCGATCACGTGGCCGCGGACCTCGGGCTGAGCAAGAGCTGGGCGAGCCGCCTTCACACCCGGGCCATTGGTCGTCTGACCAAGCGCCTGCGGGGGGCCAACGAGTAG
- a CDS encoding serine/threonine protein kinase, translating into MSMANDVLPGGHGRPKLGGSSSDRDRRMAEGSEPSVPSGGTYFLGRYRVVDEIGVGGMASVHLARADGPGGFQKWVAIKRIHRHLAEDEQFIRMFLDEARIAARISHPNVAQVFDLGKQGDTYWIAMEYLHGEPMREIMRAVEEGGAPTMGPQLAAKITADAAEGLHAAHELRDKDGKLLNLVHRDVTPHNLFLTYDGAVKVVDFGIAKVMGRLSIICVGTLKGKLAYMSFEQV; encoded by the coding sequence ATGAGCATGGCGAACGACGTGCTCCCCGGTGGTCATGGACGCCCGAAGCTCGGGGGCTCCTCCAGCGACCGCGACCGGCGCATGGCCGAGGGCAGCGAGCCGAGTGTTCCGTCCGGCGGCACCTACTTCCTGGGTCGTTATCGCGTCGTCGACGAAATTGGTGTCGGCGGCATGGCGAGCGTGCATTTGGCGCGAGCCGATGGGCCTGGCGGCTTCCAGAAGTGGGTCGCGATCAAACGCATCCATCGTCACCTGGCCGAGGACGAACAGTTCATTCGCATGTTCCTGGACGAGGCGCGGATCGCGGCGCGCATCTCGCATCCCAACGTCGCCCAGGTGTTCGACCTCGGCAAACAAGGCGACACCTACTGGATCGCCATGGAGTACCTGCACGGCGAGCCGATGCGGGAGATCATGCGGGCGGTCGAGGAGGGTGGCGCGCCGACGATGGGCCCGCAGCTCGCCGCGAAGATCACGGCGGACGCCGCCGAGGGGCTTCACGCGGCGCACGAGCTTCGAGACAAGGACGGCAAGCTCCTCAACCTCGTCCACCGAGACGTCACGCCTCACAACTTGTTCCTGACCTACGACGGCGCCGTCAAGGTCGTGGACTTCGGCATCGCCAAGGTCATGGGTCGGCTCTCGATTATATGTGTCGGAACGTTGAAGGGCAAGCTCGCGTACATGAGTTTTGAGCAGGTCTAG
- a CDS encoding CPBP family intramembrane metalloprotease, whose protein sequence is MLGWVRFALAYAFLGALSAVVAVVWRSGSPMTHPAPLLSLAEPARHTYSAMMGLTMGALLVMGTRISVGRFVWARRLHQELRPVARVMSTTGIVVLALMSAVGEEFLFRGLLQPWIGLLLQALLFGFLHQVRGPSRFVWMLWATAVGVLFGLMFQITGSLIGPIVAHALVNGLNLAYLKSHDPMPTRRALGGLFG, encoded by the coding sequence GTGCTGGGCTGGGTTCGATTCGCGCTCGCGTACGCCTTTCTCGGGGCGCTCTCCGCCGTCGTGGCGGTGGTGTGGCGTTCGGGCTCGCCCATGACCCACCCGGCGCCGCTGCTCTCTCTCGCAGAGCCCGCGCGCCACACCTACAGCGCCATGATGGGGCTGACCATGGGTGCGCTGCTGGTGATGGGCACTCGCATCAGCGTGGGACGTTTCGTCTGGGCTCGCCGGTTGCATCAGGAGCTACGGCCGGTAGCTCGGGTAATGAGCACGACGGGCATCGTCGTGCTCGCGTTGATGAGCGCCGTCGGCGAGGAGTTCTTGTTCCGCGGTTTGCTTCAGCCGTGGATTGGCCTCTTGCTCCAGGCGTTGCTGTTCGGATTTCTGCATCAGGTGCGCGGCCCAAGTCGCTTCGTCTGGATGCTTTGGGCGACGGCGGTGGGAGTGCTCTTCGGTCTGATGTTTCAGATCACCGGCTCGTTGATCGGACCCATCGTGGCGCACGCGTTGGTGAACGGGTTGAACCTCGCTTACTTGAAGAGCCACGATCCGATGCCGACGCGCCGCGCTCTGGGCGGCCTCTTCGGCTGA
- a CDS encoding response regulator: MAQLDLGPLDERPRVLVVDDEKFIRDILADFLGMEGYVVRTAEDGSAAVQELSRANYDIVISDLKMPRMGGLELLKELSTAHPDTIAVIMTGFGTVETAIDAMKRGAYDYILKPFKVEEIIHIVQRGLEKRRLAAENLRLREALSLYKVSEAIAASLSLDEVISTVTDNSLHEVRADVVSTWLDDGEGSFFERSNTRSELMPKDESIGHFKPAAVVERLGQGGPVVEHDARAAELFAELPSRPVSSVAVVPMKMRERLIGWIGVVSLTSSRRFDEGQRKLLSMLASRAAAAIENARLYEDLQSTFKQTIKSLARTIDKMDRYTAGHSERVALYSVALARWLGLGEDQVEIVRHSALMHDIGKVGCVMNLNKPGKLTQDEYEIFKKHPVYGREILDPIKFLQPVIPGVYLHHERWDGRGYPLGLAANDIPLIARIISVADTYDAMTSDRAYRRALPHEVTVNEITRCSGSQFDPDAVGTFTEKIEDLREAMREAGELIPE, encoded by the coding sequence ATGGCTCAACTCGACCTCGGACCGCTCGACGAACGACCGCGTGTGCTCGTCGTCGACGACGAAAAGTTCATCCGCGACATCCTCGCCGACTTCCTCGGCATGGAGGGGTACGTGGTGCGCACGGCCGAGGACGGTTCGGCTGCGGTGCAGGAGCTGTCGCGCGCCAACTACGACATCGTCATCAGTGACCTGAAGATGCCGCGCATGGGCGGGCTCGAGTTGCTCAAGGAGCTGTCGACGGCGCATCCGGACACCATTGCCGTGATCATGACCGGCTTCGGGACGGTCGAGACCGCCATCGACGCGATGAAGCGTGGTGCGTACGACTACATCCTCAAGCCGTTCAAGGTCGAAGAGATCATCCACATCGTGCAGCGCGGTCTCGAGAAGCGACGGCTGGCCGCCGAGAACCTGCGGCTGCGCGAGGCCCTCAGCCTGTACAAGGTGAGCGAGGCCATCGCCGCCAGCCTCTCCCTGGACGAGGTCATCTCCACCGTCACCGACAACAGCTTGCACGAGGTCCGTGCCGACGTGGTGTCGACCTGGCTCGACGACGGCGAGGGCAGCTTCTTCGAGCGCAGCAACACCCGCTCGGAGCTGATGCCCAAGGACGAGTCCATCGGGCACTTCAAGCCGGCCGCAGTGGTCGAACGCCTGGGTCAGGGTGGGCCCGTCGTCGAGCACGACGCGCGGGCGGCCGAGTTGTTCGCGGAGCTACCGAGCCGGCCCGTGTCGAGCGTGGCCGTGGTGCCGATGAAGATGCGCGAGCGCCTGATCGGCTGGATCGGCGTGGTGTCTCTGACCTCCAGCCGTCGCTTCGACGAGGGGCAACGCAAGCTGCTCAGCATGCTCGCGTCGCGGGCCGCGGCAGCCATCGAAAACGCGCGTCTTTACGAAGATCTGCAGTCGACGTTCAAGCAGACCATCAAGAGCTTGGCGCGCACCATCGACAAGATGGACCGTTACACCGCCGGGCACTCGGAGCGTGTGGCCCTCTACTCGGTGGCGCTGGCCCGCTGGCTCGGCCTGGGCGAGGACCAGGTGGAAATCGTGCGCCACTCCGCGCTGATGCACGACATCGGCAAGGTCGGCTGCGTGATGAACCTGAACAAACCGGGCAAGCTCACCCAGGACGAGTACGAGATCTTCAAGAAACACCCGGTCTACGGCCGGGAGATCCTCGACCCGATCAAGTTCCTGCAGCCGGTCATCCCGGGCGTGTACCTGCATCACGAGCGCTGGGATGGTCGGGGTTACCCCTTGGGGCTCGCGGCCAACGACATTCCGCTGATCGCGCGCATCATCTCGGTCGCGGACACGTACGACGCCATGACCAGTGATCGCGCCTATCGGCGAGCGTTGCCTCACGAGGTCACCGTGAACGAGATCACGCGTTGTTCGGGCTCGCAGTTCGACCCGGACGCGGTCGGCACCTTCACCGAAAAGATCGAAGACCTGCGCGAGGCAATGCGCGAAGCCGGCGAGCTGATTCCTGAATGA
- the tilS gene encoding tRNA lysidine(34) synthetase TilS — protein sequence MTRARRSHPPTLAKIVERALAAEGELSPQSRILVAVSGGPDSQAMLHVLCRLRERMQLELFAHGVDHGTRPEARAELDLAEALARQSSVPFDRTQVRVEKGGNLMARARTLRYAALRAAAGQVGASLIATGHHADDRAETVLLRLLRGAGPRGLSVLPLRDGDLLRPLVRARRTDVQAHVARHRLAVATDPSNENPRFLRTRVRRELLPLLESLSPRVVDHLNALADQLGDPEPPFLTAPDGAPVRLGRAQSQSLRQLLKNRDIQAEIWLPGGRAIRLDPASGLPHVVPATRRGAAIRRKSD from the coding sequence ATGACCCGCGCTCGGCGGTCGCATCCGCCGACGCTGGCGAAAATCGTGGAGCGCGCGCTCGCGGCAGAGGGCGAGCTATCACCGCAGTCCCGTATCCTGGTCGCCGTCTCCGGCGGGCCGGATTCTCAGGCCATGTTGCACGTCCTCTGTCGGCTGAGAGAACGCATGCAGCTCGAGCTCTTCGCGCACGGCGTGGACCACGGCACCCGCCCGGAGGCACGAGCCGAGCTCGACCTGGCCGAGGCCCTCGCTCGTCAGAGCTCGGTGCCGTTCGACCGGACCCAGGTGCGAGTCGAAAAAGGAGGCAATCTGATGGCTCGCGCGCGCACACTGCGCTACGCGGCGCTGCGTGCGGCGGCGGGGCAGGTCGGCGCCAGTCTGATCGCGACGGGACACCACGCCGACGACCGGGCCGAGACGGTGCTCTTGCGACTCCTGCGCGGTGCCGGACCGCGGGGGCTCTCGGTGCTTCCGCTGAGAGACGGCGACCTGCTCCGCCCATTGGTCCGTGCGCGCCGCACGGATGTGCAGGCCCACGTCGCACGCCACCGCCTCGCGGTTGCCACCGATCCGAGCAACGAAAACCCCCGCTTTCTTCGGACCCGCGTCCGGCGGGAGCTGTTGCCACTCCTCGAGTCGCTCTCGCCTCGAGTGGTCGACCACTTGAACGCTCTCGCGGACCAGCTGGGCGACCCCGAGCCGCCCTTTCTGACCGCTCCCGACGGCGCCCCCGTCCGGCTCGGGCGCGCGCAGTCCCAGTCGTTGCGCCAGCTGCTGAAAAACCGCGATATCCAGGCGGAGATCTGGCTGCCCGGTGGGCGGGCCATCCGCCTCGATCCCGCGAGCGGGCTCCCCCATGTCGTCCCGGCGACCCGAAGAGGGGCTGCCATCCGAAGGAAAAGTGATTAA